Genomic segment of Schistocerca piceifrons isolate TAMUIC-IGC-003096 chromosome 1, iqSchPice1.1, whole genome shotgun sequence:
CTCACACAAACACccagaaatgttgtgtgatgtagttgGTGTGCTGCCTCTCAACTGTTTTGAGGTGCTTGGCTGTACATAAACACCATCTTGGCCTGATCCTGACAAGAATACtgggccattctgctgcttacagtacactgcatcAATTACACTGTCTgcgacacacaaggaacacacgacatGTGGTCAGAGAAACTTCCATTTGTCAGCAACATTTACCATGGCAACGTCGCATGTTCAGACACATGTTTGTAGTATAATTTTAACAGTTCTTTCAACCTTTGCACACTATGATGCAGTCCATTTCTAGGAAGCTATTCTTCATAAATTTGTGTGGGCAATGATGAGAAATTTTATTGTAAAGTATCTTTATGTGCACTTCACCAGAATTTTTAATTATTAGCAACATTATGTGCAATATCACATCAAATAATAATGCTGTGAGTATTCTCTGAATATGTTTACTGTAAATTACCTGCACTGGGGGTGAACAATCTTTATTTTACAAGATGAACTGTAGTAACACCTCATGTGTATTTATGTGCTCCAAAAAGGAATTTTTTTCATGTAATTTTTACTTAATAAGCATCTAAAGTAAATTTTGTTACAGATAATACTTTTTGTCTTTCCAGGAAACAAATCAACGAGAATTTCATGAAACTGACTTCGTCAGTGTCAAGAACAACCTTTTTAACCTTCAAATTATGGCaacagaaacaacagaaaaatcgaCCACATTATTTGTCTGCAGCTCTCCAAATCACAGTAATTCTGAGTTGATTTCTTCGGATATATTTCCTGTTAATAAAAGCCTCTGTCCAACATTGTCAGATCCCACAACAATAGATTGTAAATCAAGTTCTAACCCAGTCTGTGATTTGAGTGATTTGCTTATTCCAAATGTACATAAATCATTGTGTAATTCATCACAGGTAGATACTACTACATCAGAATGCGAATTAGAAGCTGGTGAAAAACAACAATCGGATGACAGTTTGAAGGAAATGGAAAATTTGTCTTGTAGCGAAGTTCATCCTGTTGTGGCAAGCACAGGTGATATCCATTCTCAGGTAAAGAGTGAAAAAAATACTCAAAATTCATTACAACTACCTGAAAATTGCCAGAATTCAAATCCTTCAGATACAGGAAATCAGCCATTCATATTTTCTCCAacactgaaaaatgaagaaattacagCAGAATGTTTGGACGGCAGCAAAGCACATGTTGACATGAAGGAGTTGGGCAATGTGAACTGTGGTTCATCTGGAGTGGTTCAGTGCAAGACTGTTTCTGATTACAAACTGATTTTCAAATGTGATAAATGTCCCAAGAGGTTCAGCAAGAGACTAGACCTGAAGCGACACACTTCTGTTCACAATCAGCAAAGAGGATTTGTCTGTGGAATATGTGAAAAATGGTGCCCTAATCAAACAAATTTCAAGCGACACGAGAGAACACATACTGGTGAACGGCCATTTTCCTGTAAATACTGTTCAAAGAGTTTTTCACAGACTGCTATCCTTAACCGGCATATGATGATTCATACTGGTGAAAAACCATTCCAGTGCAACGCATGTGGAAAGAAATTTACTCAAAAAGAAAGTCTTAAAGTACATTCAAGGCAACATTTGTCTGGTAATGATATCACGACCTTTCAGTAcaaatgtccattttgtgaaaaaTCTTTCCGCCACCAGTCTGGCCTTTCAAGACATTTGATGTCTCACACAGGAAAAACATTTAGTTGTAACCTTTGTCCAAAAACATTTACAGACCAATCATCTTTGAAAAGACACCTTAAAcgacattttgaaataaaatcttGATGAAGCTTAAAGACTGTTATTTCAGTAGCAAATTTAGTGCTTAGTAATATCCTGTTGATTAATCTGAGCAAGTAATTTGACTTTGTGAACCATCAAATTATAGTAGATAAATTATGAAGCTAGGGCATTCGAGATTTAGAACTCTGTCAATAAAAAGCAGAAGGCACATTTTAATAATAAGAGCTCTGGATTATCAAATATTTCAAGGGGTTTGTTTCAAGGTTCTGTGCTTGTACCCCTATTGTTTATAATTTATGAGAGTGACCTGCCTAGTATGCCACGCAAATCTGTTCTCACACTGACAATGTCGCATACCTTGCAACTGGAAATTGTATAGAGGACCTAAAGGAACAAGCAAAACAAGTCTCAGAATTTCCAGTATCTTGTTTAAAGATAGTGAATTAGCGGTAAATCAgaataaaactgaaaacagtttcTTTAGTTTATGTAATTCTAACACTGATTGTATGTCTCTTAAGTTGCATGGTGTATATGTAGATTCCAAATTAACATAGAACCACCAGACAGAATCTACATGTATTAAATTTTTCTAGAGGCTAATTTGTGATTGAAAATGCAATGCTTAGTTCCTCTTATGAACTCTTTCACAGCACAAAATGTGCTGCATTCTTTTTTAGTTGGTCagctagttacatgttccatagttctttttaacaattcttttatcgaaatgatgtgggatGAGTCAGATTCCAGAATTTgcgtacatgattagtgttaacataaatgaacacattttttagtCCTTCATGCCATCACTCTTAGAAACTTGTTTTTACAGGCTActggtttttaaatagaaatttgtcCATGGAACaggaggagttgtccaggagaaatcattttcagttagatttaaaacttgctttgctacctgtcagacattttatggtatAGCTTTGATCTATGCAACTTACTAAGTGCCAAATGTGTCAAATCTTAAACCTTGATTACAATTTGCTGTAAACAGGCCTTCCGTAATGAATAGTTCCCACCGAATCTCTTGCCAGCCTCCTTTTCTCTGAGACTTCCAAGGCACTGTACAATTCTGAAGCACAGGTGACCCTCCACAGCAGGTAGAGAGATGCAGTCGCCACGAAGCCTTTCATGGGCCTAAGAGGATAAAGGTGGAACATTCTTACGacatggatccccccccccccccccccacactttgtAGAAGGATGTTAGGTAACAGAACTTATTTAATTACTTATAACATCGCATAACAAAAATAAttctttaaataataatatatttcttttcacACCCATTTTTGTTATTTCCAGTGGTTAAATTCCCTTAAGATAGAGTCCAATGTTATCTTTCAAAATGAAACTCTATCAGATAATTCAGCTTGGTCAGACAAGGAATAGAATAACAATGAACATACTTTGGTCCATTATTTGTGAAGATCCAACTGGTCATTCTTTTCTGTCAAGAAGAGTATCAGCAGTCAGGCTATGTTATGTTTACtccaatgtaactgggttttctttATTTTGAGCTTACTGATCccataagatgggtagatcacgtaactaatgaggaggtattgaatagaataggggagaagaggagtttgtggcacaaattgacaagaagaagggaccagttggtagggcatgtctgaggcatcaagggatcacaaatttagcattggagggcagcatggagggtaaaaatcgtagagggagactaagagatgaatacactaagcagattcagaaggatgtaggttgcagtaagtactgggagatgaagaagcttgcacaggatagagtagcatggagagctgcatcaaaccagactcaggactgaagaccacaacaacaacgatccCATAAGCAGAAGTTTTTCAAATGTATTGAGATAGAAGAATAATGGAGTTCATCTTCACCGTAAGGAGTTGCatgctgacattttaatttataatgCTCTCTACAGTCTCAAATTTCAGATTTGTAGCAAATCAAACATGCAGAAATGTGTATGCAAAGAACCATCAGTGCCAGGTAAGTCTATTACCTTCTGACTCTTTTTGAGAACACTTCAACAGTGTGATTAACCGTCACTGTACAACTTCCTACCTCTGTAAGAGCTGCACTTGCACCTTATTCTGTGGGCAGATACTGTGGAGATACCTTTTTATCTCTTCGATTGAGTGTCCTCTGCTCACCCCCTTTCCATAAAAGAAACTGTTCAGGTCATTCCTTCTGTAGATTCACTTGACCTAGGCGTAGGCCATCCCTTCCATGGGTCCGCCTACCCTTTACTCTGCAACATATACCTAAAATTGGGTACATCTCATCTTACACATCTACAGCTACCtctgcatggctactctgcaaatcacacttaagtgcctggaacagGGTTCATCAaaccgccttcacaataattctctattattccactctcgaacagcgcatgaAAAAACGAACTCttgtatctttctgtgcgagctctaatttcccttattttcttacgatgatcgtttctccctatgtagattggtCTCAACAAAGTATTTTTACATTCAGAGGAGATAGttattgattgaaatttcatgagaagaggcCGCctcaacgagaaacacctttgttttaatgatgtccaccccaaaatcCTGTATGATGTCCATGACTCTCTCCCCCCTACtacttgataatacaaaatgtactgaCCGTCTTTGAACTTGCTTGatatactccattaatcctatctctTGGGGAATACCAGAAATCATGCCATTTTACTCACTGACTCTCCATTAaatgtggcctctctgacagggaatcatgaatccagtcacataaataagATGGTATTCTATAAGCATGCAGTTTGATTACAATATATTTGGGAGTTatggtgtcaaaagcattctggaaatctagaagtatggaatcaatttgaaatcccttattgataacactcaacacttcacgtaagtatagagctagttgtgtttaacaagaattATGTTTTCTAGCTATATGTCAATAGACCATCCTCTtatagtaattcataatgttcaaacacaatatatgctccaaaatcctactgcttatcaacgttaatgatatgggcctgtaatttaatggattactcctattgcctttcttggacATTGGTGTGACCCGTGCGTTTGTCcaatctttgggtatggatctttcattgAGCGAGCAGCTGTACGTGATTGTTAAGtacagagctattgcatcagcatactctggaagggacctagttggtatacagtctggaccagaagactttcttttattaaatgatttaagttgcttcactactctgaagatatctacttctaagatagTCACATTGGTAGGTTTTCTTGATTTTTAATTCTGgggtatttacttcatcttcttttgtgaaggaattttggaaggctttgtttagtaactgtgctgtagtggcactgtcatcaatagtatttccattgccattgtgcagaaaaggcattgattctGTCATGCCACTAACATACTTTAAGTACaatcagaatctctctggattttatGCCAG
This window contains:
- the LOC124723233 gene encoding zinc finger protein 454-like isoform X2, producing the protein MCVSAGWSYKVDVSEGDGMPSEVCYNCMHQLESSYRFRQKCEEADTKLRKLLRAAKDAETNQREFHETDFVSVKNNLFNLQIMATETTEKSTTLFVCSSPNHSNSELISSDIFPVNKSLCPTLSDPTTIDCKSSSNPVCDLSDLLIPNVHKSLCNSSQVDTTTSECELEAGEKQQSDDSLKEMENLSCSEVHPVVASTGDIHSQVKSEKNTQNSLQLPENCQNSNPSDTGNQPFIFSPTLKNEEITAECLDGSKAHVDMKELGNVNCGSSGVVQCKTVSDYKLIFKCDKCPKRFSKRLDLKRHTSVHNQQRGFVCGICEKWCPNQTNFKRHERTHTGERPFSCKYCSKSFSQTAILNRHMMIHTGEKPFQCNACGKKFTQKESLKVHSRQHLSGNDITTFQYKCPFCEKSFRHQSGLSRHLMSHTGKTFSCNLCPKTFTDQSSLKRHLKRHFEIKS
- the LOC124723233 gene encoding zinc finger protein 454-like isoform X3: MKTYSRRKPIKLKDLIGICRLCLSSDGDRRCIFMDEEDIPLSVKIMTCASVQETNQREFHETDFVSVKNNLFNLQIMATETTEKSTTLFVCSSPNHSNSELISSDIFPVNKSLCPTLSDPTTIDCKSSSNPVCDLSDLLIPNVHKSLCNSSQVDTTTSECELEAGEKQQSDDSLKEMENLSCSEVHPVVASTGDIHSQVKSEKNTQNSLQLPENCQNSNPSDTGNQPFIFSPTLKNEEITAECLDGSKAHVDMKELGNVNCGSSGVVQCKTVSDYKLIFKCDKCPKRFSKRLDLKRHTSVHNQQRGFVCGICEKWCPNQTNFKRHERTHTGERPFSCKYCSKSFSQTAILNRHMMIHTGEKPFQCNACGKKFTQKESLKVHSRQHLSGNDITTFQYKCPFCEKSFRHQSGLSRHLMSHTGKTFSCNLCPKTFTDQSSLKRHLKRHFEIKS
- the LOC124723233 gene encoding zinc finger protein 454-like isoform X4; the protein is MPSEVCYNCMHQLESSYRFRQKCEEADTKLRKLLRAAKDAETNQREFHETDFVSVKNNLFNLQIMATETTEKSTTLFVCSSPNHSNSELISSDIFPVNKSLCPTLSDPTTIDCKSSSNPVCDLSDLLIPNVHKSLCNSSQVDTTTSECELEAGEKQQSDDSLKEMENLSCSEVHPVVASTGDIHSQVKSEKNTQNSLQLPENCQNSNPSDTGNQPFIFSPTLKNEEITAECLDGSKAHVDMKELGNVNCGSSGVVQCKTVSDYKLIFKCDKCPKRFSKRLDLKRHTSVHNQQRGFVCGICEKWCPNQTNFKRHERTHTGERPFSCKYCSKSFSQTAILNRHMMIHTGEKPFQCNACGKKFTQKESLKVHSRQHLSGNDITTFQYKCPFCEKSFRHQSGLSRHLMSHTGKTFSCNLCPKTFTDQSSLKRHLKRHFEIKS
- the LOC124723233 gene encoding zinc finger protein 454-like isoform X1, with protein sequence MKTYSRRKPIKLKDLIGICRLCLSSDGDRRCIFMDEEDIPLSVKIMTCASVQVSEGDGMPSEVCYNCMHQLESSYRFRQKCEEADTKLRKLLRAAKDAETNQREFHETDFVSVKNNLFNLQIMATETTEKSTTLFVCSSPNHSNSELISSDIFPVNKSLCPTLSDPTTIDCKSSSNPVCDLSDLLIPNVHKSLCNSSQVDTTTSECELEAGEKQQSDDSLKEMENLSCSEVHPVVASTGDIHSQVKSEKNTQNSLQLPENCQNSNPSDTGNQPFIFSPTLKNEEITAECLDGSKAHVDMKELGNVNCGSSGVVQCKTVSDYKLIFKCDKCPKRFSKRLDLKRHTSVHNQQRGFVCGICEKWCPNQTNFKRHERTHTGERPFSCKYCSKSFSQTAILNRHMMIHTGEKPFQCNACGKKFTQKESLKVHSRQHLSGNDITTFQYKCPFCEKSFRHQSGLSRHLMSHTGKTFSCNLCPKTFTDQSSLKRHLKRHFEIKS